A stretch of the Gossypium hirsutum isolate 1008001.06 chromosome D07, Gossypium_hirsutum_v2.1, whole genome shotgun sequence genome encodes the following:
- the LOC107941969 gene encoding uncharacterized protein isoform X5, producing the protein MLESTGSKGSVQVNGTVLKKSNSCVLKSGDEVVFGLLGNHAYIFQQLMTDVAVKGAEVQNTIGKFLQLERRSGDSSAVTGAATILASLSSLRPDLSRWKSPPQASSKIPQVTEVSTAADVDLDGMEGNSTANIGNDKAAEVGSVNKTLHLDCNHDSNTEAGNVKLSGVNDLLRPFLRMFAPSTSCNLKLSKSICKQVLDGRNEWVKDSQPTMLSSISLRCAVFKEDIHAGILDGRNLDVSFDNFPYYLSENTKNVLIAASIIHLKHKEHVKYTSDLTTVNPRILLSGPAGSEIYQEMLTKALANYFGAKLLIFDSHSFLGGLSSKEAELLKDGVNAEKSCTCTKQNSGPIELANSLAPAVEADTSSAVPDATCDPESLPKTEADTMPSSGSSKNKMFKIGDRVKFMNSTSGSLYPAASPSRGPPYGVRGKVMLLFADNPFSKIGVRFDKPIPDGVDLGNIREVGHGFFCNASDLRLENSSTEDLDRLLINTLFEAIHSESRTSPFILFMKDAEKSLAGNTDSYSTFKSKLEKLPDNVIVIGSHTHTDNRKEKSHPGGLLFTKFGGSQTALLDLAFPDSFGRLHDRGKEVPKATKILTKLFPNKVTIHMPQDEAVLASWKHQLDRDAETLKMKGNLNLLRTVLGRSGMECKGLETLCIKDQTLTNESAEKVVGWALSHHLMQHPEADADVRLVLSCESIQYGIEILQAIQNESKSLKKSLKDVVTENEFEKRLLADVIPPSDIGVTFDDIGALENVKDTLKELVMLPLQRPELFCKGQLTKPCKGILLFGPPGTGKTMLAKAVATEAGANFINISMSSITSKWFGEGEKYVKAVFSLASKIAPSVIFVDEVDSMLGRRENPGEHEAMRKMKNEFMVNWDGLRTKDTERVLVLAATNRPFDLDEAVIRRLPRRLMVNLPDAANRAKILKVILAKEDLSPEVDFDAVASMTDGYSGSDLKNLCVTAAHRPIKEILEKEKKERAAALAEGKPPPPLSGSADIRSLNMDDFKYAHERVCASVSSESVNMTELLQWNELYGEGGSRRKKALSYFM; encoded by the exons ATGTTAGAAAGCACTGGGAGCAAGGGGTCAGTGCAAGTAAATGGGACAGTGCTGAAGAAAAGTAACTCTTGCGTGCTTAAGTCGGGTGATGAAGTGGTCTTCGGTTTGCTGGGGAATCATGCATAT aTATTTCAGCAACTCATGACTGATGTTGCAGTTAAGGGTGCAGAGGTCCAGAATACCATAGGAAAGTTTCTGCAGCTTGAGAGGAGGTCAGGAGATTCATCAGCTGTTACTGGGGCGGCTACCATATTGGCATCACTTTCAAGCTTGAGGCCAGATTTATCGCGCTGGAAATCGCCTCCTCAAGCCAGCAGTAAGATCCCGCAGGTGACTGAGGTGTCTACTGCTGCGGATGTTGATCTTGATGGCATGGAAGGAAATTCAACTGCAAACATAGGGAATGATAAAGCTGCAGAGGTTGGATCAGTCAACAAGACTCTTCATCTTGATTGCAACCACGACTCCAACACAGAGGCAGGCAATGTAAAACTCTCTGGGGTGAATGATTTGCTAAGGCCTTTCTTGAGGATGTTTGCACCATCAACTAGTTGTAATCTGAAATTGAGTAAAAGTATCTGTAAACAGGTATTGGACGGAAGAAACGAGTGGGTGAAGGACTCACAGCCGACAATGCTATCAAGTATATCACTTCGCTGTGCGGTATTCAAAGAGGACATTCATGCAGGAATTCTTGATGGCAGAAACTTAGACGTGTCATTTGATAACTTCCCATATTATTTAAG TGAAAATACAAAAAATGTGCTCATAGCAGCTTCAATTATACACCTCAAGCACAAAGAACACGTGAAATATACTTCAGATCTAACCACTGTGAACCCACGGATTTTGCTTTCAGGCCCTGCAG GGTCTGAGATATATCAGGAGATGCTGACGAAGGCGCTTGCTAATTATTTTGGGGCCAAATTGCTCATTTTTGATAGCCATTCTTTTTTGGGT GGTTTGTCTTCAAAGGAAGCTGAGCTTCTGAAGGATGGTGTCAATGCTGAAAAATCCTGCACCTGCACCAAACAGAATTCTGGGCCCATTGAATTGGCCAATAGTTTGGCTCCAGCTGTTGAAGCAGACACTTCAAGTGCTGTGCCTGATGCTACTTGTGACCCTGAATCTCTGCCAAAGACAGAAGCTGATACCATGCCCTCATCTGGATCATCTAAGAATAAAATGTTTAAGATAG GTGACAGAGTAAAATTTATGAATTCAACTTCAGGCAGTCTATATCCAGCAGCATCTCCATCTAG AGGCCCTCCTTATGGGGTTCGCGGGAAAGTCATGTTACTCTTTGCAGACAATCCTTTCTCAAAAATTGGTGTAAGATTTGATAAACCCATACCTGATGGCGTTGACCTTGGAAATATTCGTGAGGTGGGCCATGGATTTTTCTGCAATG CTTCTGACCTTCGTTTGGAGAACTCAAGCACAGAGGATTTAGATAGATTACTCATTAACACTTTGTTTGAG GCTATACACAGTGAGAGCAGAACTTctccttttattttgtttatgaaAGACGCTGAGAAGTCTCTTGCAGGAAATACAGACTCTTACTCCACATTTAAGAGCAAACTTGAAAAGCTTCCTGATAATGTCATTGTAATTGGTTCACACACTCATACTGACAACCGTAAGGAGAAG TCGCATCCTGGTGGTTTGCTTTTCACAAAATTTGGTGGAAGCCAAACTGCTCTCCTTGACTTGGCATTTCCG GATAGCTTTGGTAGGTTGCATGACAGGGGGAAGGAAGTTCCGAAGGCTACAAAAATTTTGACTAAGCTTTTTCCAAATAAAGTTACCATTCACATGCCACAG GATGAAGCTGTGCTTGCATCTTGGAAGCACCAATTGGATCGTGATGCTGAAACTCTTAAAATGAAGGGGAATTTGAATCTTCTACGAACT GTTTTGGGTCGGAGTGGGATGGAATGTAAAGGGCTTGAAACTTTATGCATCAAGGATCAAACCCTTACAAATGAAA GTGCTGAGAAAGTTGTTGGGTGGGCTTTAAGTCACCATCTAATGCAGCATCCTGAAGCGGATGCCGATGTGAGGCTTGTTTTATCATGTGAAAG CATTCAATATGGCATTGAGATCTTACAGGCTATCCAGAATGAATCTAAAAGCTTGAAGAAGTCACTTAAG GATGTCGTAACCGAAAATGAATTTGAGAAAAGGCTTTTAGCTGATGTTATTCCACCCAGTGATATTGGAGTTACCTTTGATGATATCGGAGCTCTTGAAAACGTGAAGGATACATTAAAGGAGTTAGTTATGCTTCCTTTACAGAGGCCTGAACTCTTTTGCAAGGGGCAACTTACTAAG CCTTGCAAGGGCATACTCTTATTCGGACCTCCTGGAACTGGGAAAACTATGCTGGCAAAAGCTGTGGCTACTGAAGCTGGTGCGAACTTCATTAATATATCCATGTCAAGCATCACATCAAAG TGGTTTGGTGAGGGTGAGAAATACGTGAAAGCTGTTTTTTCCTTGGCCAGTAAAATTGCTCCAAGTGTCATATTTGTTGATGAG GTTGATAGCATGCTGGGCCGGAGAGAAAATCCTGGGGAGCATGAAGCCATGCGTAAGATGAAAAACGAATTTATGGTGAACTGGGATGGTCTACGTACAAAAGACACAGAACGGGTCCTTGTACTTGCAGCCACAAATCGGCCTTTTGACCTTGATGAGGCTGTCATTAGAAGGCTGCCACGGAG ATTGATGGTAAATTTGCCAGATGCTGCAAATAGAGCAAAAATACTAAAGGTTATTCTTGCAAAGGAGGACTTGTCCCCTGAGGTTGATTTTGATGCTGTTGCGAGTATGACAGATGGATATTCTGGGAGCGACCTTAAG AATCTTTGTGTGACTGCTGCACACCGTCCAATTAAAGAGATTTTGGAGAAGGAGAAAAAG GAACGAGCTGCTGCTCTAGCAGAGGGCAAACCTCCTCCGCCTTTGAGTGGGAGTGCTGATATACGTTCTCTAAACATGGACGACTTCAAATATGCCCATGAGCGG GTATGTGCCAGCGTATCTTCTGAGTCCGTGAACATGACTGAGCTGCTTCAATGGAACGAGCTCTACGGTGAGGGTGGGTCACGAAGAAAGAAGGCTCTCAGCTACTTCATGTGA
- the LOC107941971 gene encoding putative calcium-binding protein CML19 — protein MKIKIKEYERVLRYFDKDGDGKISASELIHRLNQMGENLLFNEAKVAVEALDSNGDGLLDLEDLIALMEEGNEEEKLKDLKEAFGMYDVDGNGFITAQGLKRMLSKLGELKSIDECKVMIKKFDLNGDGVLSFEEFRVMMQ, from the coding sequence ATGAAGATTAAAATCAAAGAATACGAACGTGTTCTTCGTTATTTCGACAAAGATGGAGATGGTAAAATCTCAGCATCAGAATTAATCCATAGATTAAACCAAATGGGTGAAAATCTATTGTTTAACGAAGCAAAAGTTGCAGTGGAAGCATTGGATTCTAATGGCGATGGATTATtggatttagaggatttaatagctTTAATGGAAGaaggaaatgaagaagaaaaattaaaggatttGAAGGAAGCTTTTGGGATGTATGATGTTGATGGAAATGGGTTTATTACAGCTCAAGGACTTAAAAGAATGCTTAGTAAACTTGGGGAATTGAAGTCTATTGATGAATGTAAAGTTATGATTAAAAAATTTGATCTTAATGGCGATGGTGTTCTTAGTTTTGAGGAATTTAGAGTTATGATGCAGTGA